The sequence ACATTTTGGATTTTTTGACCGGTTTCATTATCCTGCGATGTATGGATGCatttattacatgtatatcaagtacTGACATATTTTCGGTAAGCCGTTATTCATGCAAGTGTTAAGCCATAGCCAACATAAGCATATATAATTTGTATTACTAATATCATTCAGGAATTCTAATCAGATTTGTAAAATGATGTTCGTAGACTTCGGTTCACAATACACAGAAAAATAGCTGTTTTTTCGAAGCATTACTGAATATTTTCGTAGCTTCTTATCTTGATGAAAAAAACGTTGCAGAATATGTTTCTATTTAGCGTATTCCAGCAAAGAATTGTGCAAGCAGCCACTGTATAGCATTCATCGATAAGTTTTGGGATCACTGAAATGAAGAAGCGTCTCTCTGAACACCTCAGCGTATCTGAACGCGAAATTACGGTCAACGATGTCAGGTTGATATTGTAAAGAAAATGACAGCCTGTCGTCCATGGTCATAGCGATAAGGGTGACTATGGCTGGACTGGCATCAAAACAGTCGAATAAGAACTCCACCTTCAGGTCGGAAAGGAATTTTTTGCGCTTATTCAGACGATTCAGGATGTCAAAACGACCCCAATTTGACACATGAGCATCGGCTACGAGCGATTTCCCCCATCTGCAAGAATTGAGTTTAAGCATTTTACAATGATTAAACATCCGCGTGAAATCGGCAACTTCTTCTTCGGTCTGTCGTTGAAAATCTTTCGCCACTTCCCAAAACGTTGCATCGTCAATATCCGTTGAAATTCGTGCGTCCAACATACAAAGACCTTGAATGTAATCACCCAAGTCGTTCATGTTAGCATCTTTACATAACCGTGGATACCGTAGATTATAGAGACCACTGACTCTCACATCATGTAGTTGGGACGCGTCCTCATCCAAAAGTTTCATTAATGACAAAGCCGTAACGGCACTAATCGGGGCGTTCATTcgtaaattgtttgatttcacTGTTTCGGCAAATGAGCTCGTTTCTGTCTCACTGAGGTGAATCGGTATTATATCTAGAGTTCTGAGGAGCTGTTCTCTGTTCGTCTTCGGCGCATAATCTAGTCGACTCGTCAGATCTAAGCGATCATCAGGTGGATGGAAAAGCGATCGCAATCTTTCAAACACGAACCAAGCTTTATCCCAGAAGGTGACTTTGATATCGGATTCCATGTACTCATCTCTGCCTGGTTTCAAGGGTAAACGTTCCATGTCAGGGGTGGTAAATTGAGGACCGCATTCGAGGTGATTTTGCAAACATTCCACGAAGTCTCTGATGAATATTCCTATACCTAAGCCGTCGCAGATCAGATGCAGTCCTGTCATGACGAATGTATATCTACGATTATCACCTGCCATTTCTACACACTCTAACATCGTTATTCTCCACAGCGGCCCGTCCTCATCAAATTGTGTATGTAATTCTCTATCCACTAATACGCGGTAGTCGGTGGTCGCCTCATGccgaaaattgatattttcttccgCCATTTCTTCAAGGAATTTTACGACGGTACCGTCTCTTGCTATAAATCTCGAAATCCTTGCTCGTAACATCGGATGCCTCCGATACAACTGCCGTACAACGTTTTCCATTGATTTCACGTGCAGGGC is a genomic window of Tubulanus polymorphus chromosome 5, tnTubPoly1.2, whole genome shotgun sequence containing:
- the LOC141906020 gene encoding uncharacterized protein LOC141906020 translates to MIIYLLGLAICYVILHYFCNKEDDNEAELVRAMSKIMETGRFARRLSCHEIAYLNANEIGNGEGWTIFSFSSTVALHVKSMENVVRQLYRRHPMLRARISRFIARDGTVVKFLEEMAEENINFRHEATTDYRVLVDRELHTQFDEDGPLWRITMLECVEMAGDNRRYTFVMTGLHLICDGLGIGIFIRDFVECLQNHLECGPQFTTPDMERLPLKPGRDEYMESDIKVTFWDKAWFVFERLRSLFHPPDDRLDLTSRLDYAPKTNREQLLRTLDIIPIHLSETETSSFAETVKSNNLRMNAPISAVTALSLMKLLDEDASQLHDVRVSGLYNLRYPRLCKDANMNDLGDYIQGLCMLDARISTDIDDATFWEVAKDFQRQTEEEVADFTRMFNHCKMLKLNSCRWGKSLVADAHVSNWGRFDILNRLNKRKKFLSDLKVEFLFDCFDASPAIVTLIAMTMDDRLSFSLQYQPDIVDRNFAFRYAEVFRETLLHFSDPKTYR